A window of the Zootoca vivipara chromosome 14, rZooViv1.1, whole genome shotgun sequence genome harbors these coding sequences:
- the WHAMM gene encoding WASP homolog-associated protein with actin, membranes and microtubules, which produces MDEEEQQPQPDSLDGWVAIKEDAFGQPEPPHKLRFLVAWNGIESKFAVTCHNRTLQEQAAEAGGGVGPQQMSWAGLFSPQALQGVHRQLSALAPQLEPCLPALPAALSGQSGLWALLFPGCPVLAEAELEALCRRLEKYLGWALEACGRKAMLDSLFAHDQDEEDEYFENLQEFRRKALKGRLSGAKEALRRVLYQHKDADKLVALMELYKEEDDAYWELVTVATEFYQYLLQPFRDMRELATLYRLEILKSLQADRLGPKRIEALQKEAEEWTHQAEEAVCSIQDITVGYFKETVMALAAMQKQMEQDRKRFGQAAWATASPRLENLKYLLAKETLQHMRAKELCLNHKRADIRKQMEALHEQENDMARVEELEIEYYETQLELYEVQFEILKNEEMLLITQLETLRRRMKEIQDEVVYYDTCENPDELEATEQVLEETHVPSSEIAQLRQKTQQLETKRGIICSRRAYLRNKKDQCEESRHARLQQAQESSRHFQQHHSIQIKRDKRKEDEKKKKAWIKQEREKTLERLKTFKEKCPAQFVLKTSRLQPLNAKQPQGASHRTPPGAPQPPSASKTPSAKTSRPAPAKGFKAPRQKPSKDIPVQIFAPPPPGPEQQGKSNGGPPLLPPPPPPPPPPPLPPPSNNQPLCLRTGAQIGEKPLPLLCKDPPGRSGSPGKADGTSRRTANDYAGSMDEVLASLKRGEILLRKVEPPRQAPSSISSLNDSILAAIRQGVKLRKVTQEPKLDTEKGHSSNELERSIKAAMQRIKKVSADSEDDENDHNSGEWNS; this is translated from the exons ATGGACGAAGAagagcagcagccgcagccggACAGCCTCGACGGCTGGGTGGCCATCAAGGAGGACGCCTTCGGGCAGCCCGAGCCGCCGCACAAGCTGCGCTTCCTGGTGGCCTGGAACGGCATCGAGAGCAAGTTCGCGGTGACCTGCCACAACCGGACCTTGCAGGAGCAGGCGGCCGAGGCCGGAGGCGGCGTTGGCCCGCAGCAGATGAGCTGGGCCGGCCTGTTCTCCCCGCAGGCCCTGCAGGGCGTCCACCGTCAACTGTCGGCCTTGGCCCCCCAGCTGGAGCCGTGCCTGCCCGCGCTGCCCGCGGCGCTGTCCGGCCAGAGCGGCCTGTGGGCGCTGCTCTTCCCCGGCTGCCCGGTGCTGGCGGAGGCCGAGCTGGAGGCGCTGTGCCGCCGCCTGGAGAAGTACCTGGGCTGGGCTTTGGAGGCGTGCGGCCGCAAGGCGATGCTCGACTCGCTTTTCGCTCACGACCAGGACGAGGAGGACGAGTACTTCGAGAACTTGCAGGAGTTCCGCAGGAAAGCGCTCAAGGGGCGGCTCAGCGGGGCCAAGGAGGCCTTGCGGAGG GTTCTCTACCAGCACAAAGATGCTGACAAGTTGGTCGCTTTGATGGAGCTCTACAAGGAGGAAGATGATGCTTATTGGGAGCTGGTTACCGTGGCGACTGAATTCTATCAATATTTGCTGCAGCCATTTAGGGATATGCGTGAGCTGGCAACTTTATACCGACTGGAGATCCTG aaatCCTTGCAAGCTGACAGGCTGGGTCCTAAAAGGATTGAGGCCTTGCAGAAGGAGGCGGAGGAGTGGACACATCAGGCTGAAGAAGCTGTCTGCTCCATCCAAGACATCACAGTTGGTTACTTCAAGGAGACGGTGATGGCGCTGGCAG CGATGCAGAAGCAAATGGAACAGGACCGGAAGCGCTTTGGCCAAGCTGCCTGGGCCACGGCTTCCCCCAGGTTAGAAAACTTGAAGTACCTGTTGGCGAAGGAGACTCTCCAGCACATGAGGGCCAAAGAGCTGTGCCTGAACCACAAGAGAGCGGACATCCGgaagcag ATGGAGGCCCTCCACGAGCAAGAAAATGACATGGCTCGAGTCGAGGAGCTGGAAATAGAATATTATGAAACTCAGCTGGAGCTGTACGAGGTGCAGTTCGAGATCCTGAAGAATGAAGAAATGCTGCTTATTACACAGTTGGAGACTTTAAGGAGGCGGATGAAAG AGATCCAGGATGAAGTAGTTTATTATGACACATGCGAAAACCCTGATGAGCTCGAAGCCACTGAGCAAGTCCTGGAAGAAACCCATGTGCCTTCCTCTGAAATAGCTCAACTGAGGCAGAAGACCCAGCAGTTGGAGACAAAGCGTGGGATTATCTGCTCAAGGAGAGCCTACCTCAGAAACAAAAAG GATCAATGTGAAGAGAGCCGACACGCCCGGCTCCAGCAGGCTCAAGAGAGCTCACGGCATTTCCAGCAACATCATAGCATCCAGATT AAAAGAGACAAAAGGAAAGAGgacgagaagaagaagaaagcgtGGATAAAGCAGGAGCGagagaaaaccctggagaggctcAAGACATTCAAAGAG AAATGCCCGGCGCAGTTTGTGCTGAAGACTTCCCGGTTGCAGCCTTTGAACGCCAAGCAGCCCCAGGGCGCCTCCCACCGGACTCCGCCCGGTGCCCCTCAGCCACCCTCGGCGAGCAAGACGCCCTCTGCCAAGACCTCCCGGCCGGCACCAGCCAAAGGCTTCAAAGCGCCACGGCAGAAGCCCTCAAAGGATATCCCCGTCCAGATTTTTGCCCCTCCGCCACCCGGCCCTGAGCAGCAAGGGAAGAGCAATGGGGGGCCGCCACTGTTGcctcccccgccgcctcccccgcccccacccccgcttccCCCACCATCAAACAACCAGCCTCTTTGCTTAAGGACAGGAGCGCAAATCGGTGAGAAGCCTCTGCCCCTCTTGTGCAAAGACCCTCCCGGGAGAAGTGGCTCCCCAGGGAAAGCGGACGGGACCTCCAGGCGCACGGCAAACGATTATGcag GATCCATGGACGAGGTTTTGGCATCGCTGAAGCGTGGCGAAATCCTTCTCCGCAAAGTGGAACCCCCCCGCCAGGCGCCATCTTCCATCTCCTCCCTCAACGACAGTATCCTGGCGGCCATACGGCAGGGAGTGAAGCTGAGGAAAGTGACGCAGGAGCCCAAGCTGGACACGGAGAAAGGGCACTCCAGCAACGAACTGGAGCGGAGCATAAAGGCGGCTATGCAAAGGATCAAGAAAGTGTCTGCCGATTCGGAAGACGACGAAAACGACCACAATAGCGGCGAATGGAATAGTTAA